Proteins encoded in a region of the Anguilla anguilla isolate fAngAng1 chromosome 10, fAngAng1.pri, whole genome shotgun sequence genome:
- the rab7b gene encoding ras-related protein Rab-7b: MASRKKVLLKVIILGDSGVGKTSLMNQYVNKKFSNQYKATIGADFLTKEVMVEDRMVTMQIWDTAGQERFQSLGVAFYRGADCCVLVYDVTAPNTFKTLDSWRDEFLIQASPRDPENFPFVVLGNKIDLENRQVTTKRAQAWCQSKSNIPYFETSAKDATNVDQAFQTIARNALSQETEVETYDFPDQIKLRDDKPASSSDGCSC, translated from the exons GGTAGGGAAGACCTCGCTTATGAACCAGTATGTCAATAAGAAGTTCAGCAACCAGTATAAGGCCACGATTGGCGCTGACTTCCTGACCAAAGAGGTGATGGTGGAGGACAGGATGGTCACCATGCAG ATCTGGGACACAGCTGGGCAAGAACGGTTCCAGTCGCTGGGCGTGGCTTTCTACCGCGGGGCAGACTGCTGCGTGCTGGTGTACGACGTGACCGCACCCAACACGTTTAAGACCCTGGACAGCTGGAGAGATGAGTTTCTGATCCAAGCCAGTCCTCGCGATCCAGAGAACTTTCCCTTTGTGGTGCTGGGCAACAAAATAGACCTGGAAAACCGACAG GTGACAACAAAGCGAGCCCAAGCATGGTGTCAGAGCAAGAGCAATATCCCATACTTCGAGACGAGTGCCAAGGATGCCACTAATGTGGACCAAGCTTTCCAGACTATTGCCCGAAATGCCCTCAGTCAG GAGACGGAGGTGGAGACGTACGATTTCCCGGATCAGATCAAACTAAGGGACGACAAACCAGCCTCCTCCAGTGACGGCTGCAGCTGCTGA
- the acsl2 gene encoding long-chain-fatty-acid--CoA ligase 1 gives MQLQEWFRSLRSGGGVRLPEADEIRSLLPSLPYSSSFSLSSLSLSPSSLLGLGALASLTAYWLVTRPRPIRPPCDLHSQSMPMQGDPSCRRSALLKDDTLLDFYYEDTRTAYDMFQRGLGVSGDGPCLGFRKPGEPYQWISYTEVAEQAQVLGSGLLAKGCKPNPQQFISIFAQNRPEWVIAELACYTFSMTVVPLYDTLGLEAMVHILNLAEISLVICDREEKAESLLSNKEKGVTPTLSCLVLFNPFSTALVERGRNCGVEIVPLSQIMELGRQNLKDPVPPKPEDLAVVCFTSGTTGKPKGAMITHGNIASNTSSVIKILEGSFVIRQEDVSISYLPLAHMFERMIQVSMFCHGARVGFYQGDISLLMDDIKTLRPTFFPVVPRLLNRIYDKIVGSVTSPLRRAVLQYAVRRKQAELSSGVVRNNSLWDRLVFNKIQANLGGNLRFILTASAPISPTVLSFLRATLGCLIFEGYGQTECTAGCTFSMPGDWTAGHVGAPLPCAMVKLVDIPEMNYYAKNGEGEICIRGHSVFQGYLQDEERTAEALDGEGWLHTGDVGQWLPNGTLRIVDRKKHIFKLSQGEYVAPEKIENVYTRCVPVLQVFVHGDSLQSHLIGIVVPDPEVFAEWAKEQGIVGSYGELCQNPDVNKAVLEDMRAVGKEAGLKSFEQVKDIYLHPEVFSVSNGLLTPTLKSRRVDIRRVFQEQIEHMYSKTPL, from the exons ATGCAGCTCCAGGAGTGGTTCCGGTCCCTACGCTCCGGCGGGGGGGTGCGTTTGCCGGAAGCGGACGAGATCCGGagcctcctcccctccctgccgtactcctcctccttctccctgtcctccctctccctgtcgcCCTCCTCCCTGCTGGGGCTGGGGGCGCTGGCCTCCCTCACTGCCTACTGGCTGGTGACTCGGCCCCGCCCCATCCGGCCGCCCTGCGACCTGCACTCCCAGTCCATGCCCATGCAG GGAGACCCCAGCTGCAGACGCTCAGCTCTGCTTAAGGACGACACGCTGCTGGATTTCTACTACGAGGACACCAGGACGGCCTACGACATGTTCCAGAGGGGCCTGGGAGTGTCAG GGGACGGGCCGTGTCTGGGATTCAGGAAGCCAGGGGAGCCGTACCAGTGGATTTCATACACAGAG gtgGCTGAACAGGCACAGGTGCTGGGCTCTGGTCTTCTGGCGAAAGGTTGCAAGCCCAACCCTCAGCAGTTCATCAGCATCTTTGCACAGAACAGGCCAGAG TGGGTAATTGCAGAACTTGCCTGTTATACCTTCTCCATGACTGTGGTGCCACTTTATGACACACTGGGCTTGGAGGCCATGGTGCACATCCTCAATCTGG CGGAGATCTCGCTGGTGATCTGTGACCGGGAAGAGAAGGCGGAGTCGCTGCTGAGCAACAAAGAGAAAGGCGTGACCCCAACGCTTTCCTGCCTGGTTCTCTTTAATCCCTTCAGCACCGCcctggtggagagggggaggaactGCGGGGTGGAGATAGTGCCACTGTCCCAGATCATG GAACTCGGGCGACAGAATCTGAAGGATCCCGTG CCACCCAAACCGGAGGACCTGGCGGTGGTGTGTTTCACCAGCGGCACCACAG GGAAGCCTAAGGGAGCCATGATTACCCACGGCAACATTGCGTCAAACACCTCCTCTGTCATCAAGATCCTGGAG GGCTCCTTCGTCATTCGTCAGGAGGACGTGTCCATCTCCTACCTGCCCCTCGCCCACATGTTCGAGCGCATGATCCAG gtGTCCATGTTCTGCCACGGGGCCCGGGTGGGCTTCTACCAGGGGGACATCTCGCTGCTGATGGACGACATCAAGACGCTGAGGCCCACCTTCTTCCCCGTGGTACCGCGGCTCCTCAACCGCATCTACGACAAG ATCGTGGGCTCGGTGACCTCCCCGCTGCGGCGGGCGGTGCTTCAGTACGCGGTCCGGAGGAAGCAGGCGGAGCTGAGCAGTGGCGTGGTGCGGAACAACAGCCTGTGGGACCGGCTGGTCTTCAACAAGATTCAG GCTAATCTAGGAGGCAATCTGAGGTTCATTCTCACCGCCTCCGCCCCTATCTCGCCCACCGTGCTCTCCTTCCTCAGGGCTACGCTGGGCTGTCTG ATATTTGAGGGTTACGGTCAGACTGAATGCACTGCCGGCTGCACCTTCTCCATGCCAGGAGACTGGACCGCAG GTCATGTTGGTGCCCCCCTGCCCTGTGCCATGGTGAAACTGGTCGACATCCCCGAAATGAACTACTACGCCAagaatggagagggagag ATCTGCATTCGGGGTCACAGCGTGTTTCAGGGGTACCTGCAGGACGAGGAGAGGACGGCAGAAGCTCTGGACGGCGAGGGCTGGCTGCACACGGGCGACGTGGGGCAGTGGCTGCCG AACGGCACCCTGCGTATCGTCGATCGGAAGAAGCACATCTTCAAGCTGTCGCAGGGCGAGTACGTCGCCCCGGAGAAGATCGAGAACGTCTACACGCGCTGCGTGCCCGTGCTGCAGGTCTTTGTTCACGGAGACAGCCTGCAG TCTCACCTGATTGGCATCGTCGTGCCCGACCCGGAGGTGTTCGCGGAGTGGGCCAAAGAGCAGGGCATCGTGGGATCGTACGGAGAGCTCTGCCAGAATCCT GATGTGAACAAAGCTGTGCTGGAGGACATGAGAGCAGTGGGGAAAGAGGCGGGGCTGAAGTCCTTTGAGCAG gtGAAGGACATCTATCTGCACCCGGAGGTTTTCAGTGTCAGCAACGGCCTGCTCACCCCGACTCTGAAGAGCCGAAGAGTGGACATCCGCAGGGTCTTCCAAGAGCAGATAGAGCACATGTACAGCAAGACTCCTCTGTAG
- the ubl4a gene encoding ubiquitin-like protein 4A: MILTVKPLQGKECTLQVTEDEKVSKVKELVSDRLDIPPNQQRLLYKGKALADEHRLSDYSIGPDAKLNLVVRPAGERGTAAGGVGTASNGVWQSVSAVLAKHFSPADAAKVQEQLIKDYERSLRQLSLDDIERLAGRLLHPNTEGMDTSYMD, encoded by the exons ATGATACTCACGGTGAAACCACTTCAAGGGAAGGAATGCACCCTACAG GTCACAGAGGATGAAAAAGTGTCCAAAGTGAAGGAGTTGGTCTCCGATCGTTTGGATATACCACCCAATCAGCAGCGGCTGCTTTACAAGGGGAAGGCACTGGCAG ATGAACACAGGTTGAGCGATTACTCCATTGGGCCAGATGCCAAGCTAAACTTGGTGGTACGGCCGGCGGGGGAACGGGGTACAGCGGCAGGGGGGGTCGGCACTGCCTCCAACGGGGTGTGGCAGTCCGTCTCTGCTGTCCTGGCCAAACACTTCAGCCCAGCAGATGCAGCCAAAGTGCAAGAACAGCTCATCAAG GATTACGAACGGTCTCTTAGGCAGTTGAGTCTGGATGACATTGAGCGTCTTGCTGGCCGACTCCTGCACCCTAACACAGAGGGCATGGACACCTCTTACATGGACTGA
- the prkg1l gene encoding cGMP-dependent protein kinase 1 — protein MGTLRDLQFALQLKIEELRQRDTLIDELELELDAKDDLIHRLQGELDRYRATLSPPGPSTAAGPSAPPDEPQRTKRQAISAEPTALDLTQLKHVTLTSYSKSKESQQLIQTALLENDFMKHLEQGQILAIVDCMHPTTVAQGCCVIQEGDDGSLVYVLEEGKVEVTKEGQKLCTMDPGKVFGELAILYNCTRTATVTALTDIKLWAIDRQCFQTIMMRTGLIRHSQYMEFLRSVPSFQTLPEDVLSKVADVLEETHYSDGDYIIRQGATGDTFFIISEGQVNVTKQKTTSEEPAFLSTLSKGDWFGEQALKGEDVRTANVVAVGNVTCLVVDRETFKQLIGGLEDVSKKAYESDEAKAKVEAEAAFFSNVSLGDFRVICTLGMGGFSRVELVQLKNDPSRSFAMKVLKKRHILDTSQQGHILSERRIMMEAVSPFTVRLYHTFRDAKFLYMLLEVCLGGELWTLLRDRGSFDDSTTRFYTACVVEALNFLHCRGIIYRDLKPENIILDERGYAKLVDFGFAKKVGLGKKTWTFCGTPEYVAPEIILNKGHDVSADCWSLGILIFELLSGSPPFSGSDPMKTYNIILRGIDMVEFPKKITKSAANLIKRLCRDNPSERLGNQKNGVKDIQKHKWFEGFNWEGIRKGTLTPPIMPIVSGPLDTRNFDSFPYDNEDPPPDEESGWDIEF, from the exons ATGGGCACACTCCGGGACCTCCAGTTCGCCCTGCAGCTAAAGATCGAAGAGCTGCGCCAGCGTGACACCCTCATTGATGAGCTCGAGTTGGAGCTGGACGCCAAGGACGACTTGATCCACCGACTTCAGGGGGAGTTGGACCGCTACAGGGCAACCCTTTCTCCTCCGGGGCCTTCCACAGCAGCAG GGCCATCTGCACCCCCTGACGAGCCCCAGCGCACAAAGAGACAGGCCATTTCTGCTGAGCCCACGGCCCTGGACCTGACACAGCTCAAACATGTCACCCTGACCAGCTACAGCAAGAGCAAAGA GTCTCAGCAGTTGATCCAGACGGCCCTGCTTGAGAACGACTTCATGAAGCACCTCGAGCAAGGGCAGATCCTGGCCATCGTGGACTGCATGCACCCCACGACTGTGGCTCAGGGGTGCTGCGTCATCCAGGAGGGGGACGATGGCTCGCTTGTCTACGTGTTAGaag AGGGGAAGGTGGAGGTAACCAAGGAGGGTCAGAAGCTGTGCACCATGGACCCGGGGAAGGTGTTCGGAGAGCTGGCCATCTTATACAACTGCACCCGTACCGCCACCGTCACAG cctTAACTGATATCAAACTGTGGGCAATTGATCGGCAGTGTTTCCAGACCATCATGATGAGGACCGGCTTGATCAGGCACTCTCAGTACATGGAATTCCTCCGCAG TGTGCCTTCCTTCCAAACCCTGCCTGAGGATGTGCTCAGCAAAGTGGCCGATGTGTTGGAGGAG ACCCACTACAGTGATGGGGATTACATAATTCGGCAGGGGGCCACTGGAGACACCTTCTTCATCATCAGTGAGGGCCAG GTAAATGTCACCAAGCAGAAAACAACTAGTGAGGAGCCAGCTTTCCTGTCCACTCTGTCCAAAGGTGATTGGTTTGGAGAGCAGGCTTTGAAAGG GGAAGATGTGCGGACCGCAAATGTTGTCGCAGTGGGAAATGTGACGTGCCTCGTCGTTGACAGAGA GACTTTTAAGCAGCTGATAGGAGGCCTGGAAGACGTAAGCAAAAAGGCGTATGAGAGCGATGAAGCCAAAGCTAA GGTGGAGGCGGAGGCTGCCTTCTTCTCCAACGTGTCCCTCGGTGATTTCCGAGTGATCTGCACTCTCGGAATGGGGGGGTTCAGTCGCGTGGAGCTG GTGCAGCTGAAGAACGATCCCAGTCGGTCCTTCGCGATGAAGGTGCTGAAGAAGAGGCACATCCTGGACACCAGCCAGCAGGGCCACATCCTATCGGAGAGACGCATCATGATGGAAGCGGTCAGCCCGTTTACCGTCAG GTTGTACCATACCTTCAGAGACGCCAAGTTCCTGTACATGCTATTGGAGGTCTGTTTAGGCGGGGAGCTGTGGACACTGCTGAGAGACAG GGGCTCCTTCGACGACAGCACCACACGCTTCTACACCGCCTGCGTGGTGGAGGCCCTCAACTTCCTCCACTGCCGCGGCATCATCTACCGGGACCTCAAGCCGGAAAACATCATTCTGGACGAGCGCGGATATGCCAAACTG GTGGACTTTGGCTTTGCGAAGAAGGTGGGCCTGGGGAAGAAAACGTGGACCTTCTGTGGGACCCCGGAGTATGTGGCCCCCGAAATCATCCTGAACAAGGGCCACGACGTGTCGGCGGACTGCTGGTCCCTGGGCATCCTGATATTTGAGCTGCTGAGTGGGAG CCCCCCATTCTCAGGCTCAGACCCCATGAAGACATACAACATCATCCTGCGGGGGATCGACATGGTGGAGTTCCCCAAGAAGATCACCAAGAGCGCTGCGAACCTCATCAAGAGACTCTGCAG GGACAACCCGTCAGAGAGACTAGGCAACCAGAAGAATGGGGTTAAGGACATTCAGAAGCACAA ATGGTTTGAAGGCTTCAACTGGGAAGGCATTCGCAAAGGAACCCTGACCCCTCCAATCATGCCTATT GTTAGCGGTCCCCTGGACACTAGAAATTTCGACAGCTTTCCTTATGACAACGAGGACCCGCCCCCTGATGAGGAGTCTGGCTGGGACATAGAGTTTTGA